A stretch of DNA from Lotus japonicus ecotype B-129 chromosome 4, LjGifu_v1.2:
TAGGATAAAGCTTTGTAGTTGAGGTTGTTGGAGTCCACTATATAAAGTTAAGGTGCTcactagggtgggcaactttgtttttggtccaccggtgattttgattaaaataaaagtatatTTTGCTAAAGTGAAGGAAATTTAGCAAAAGGTATATAGAGGACAAATAGCAGTTTCCTTTTTTTAGTCTGAATTCATCTTTTCTGCTTTTCAAGCGTGTACACACAAGACCTAACAGCGGAATAAGCTTTAGAGTGTGTTGTGGATGTATCAAATGAAAGGGTACTCTTTATTGAGATAATAAGAAATAAATATCAACCATTAATTAACCATTAATTTGATCTAATAATGGatggttaaaaaaataaattgctacatttggaaaaattaaaagtaaaaatatgAGTGCGTTTGCCGGGAGTCGAACACGGGTCTATTGCTTGGAAGGCAATTATCCTAACCGTTGGACTACAAACGCTTGTcaattctaaactaattaattataCATCAATAACTAAAGTTATTTTTGCCTAAATTAAGTTTTGATCAATTTATTCATATGgtaaaattaaatttcttttacttCAATCACAAATGAAGCTGAAAACTCTTTTTTCACGTGGTGGTGTTTCTTGTTCTTGTGTGTGTCACGGGCTATGGGAGGAGATTTATTCTATAAAAAATGGATTGTTATTGATTTGATTTGGGATTCTTTCTATTGCAGCTCTTTTTGACTGAGACATTGTGATGAGTACAGCTTATGTGTGAATTGTATTGTAAGGAATAAAACAGATGTCTTATAATTAAATGATCTTGTTCATTAGCTATTACTTTAAGCTTAATAAGTGGTTCATTTGTCTTAATCAATAGTTCTAATTAAACACAATCACGCACCCTGTATTGCCAATAGGTGTTCCAACTTACAAATACATGCACACAGAGCATCTTGACAAACTATATATAAGTATCTATGACTTTTTAACTCACTTTTAATTTAAGAATAAAGTGTGGGTGGAATCACCTCCGGTcaaatgaatggttttatactaTTATTTCTAATATATCCCTCACATAAGAGTTTGTTTGAGTTTGCATGTTTGAGTTTGTAGCGTGGAGAACGCACAGGCCCACCTACTATGtgttttaattcttttttattagaaaaattagGGGTGATAAGAATCGAATTCTAGATCGCTTAGTTATTGAAGCTTTAATACCACCATGCTAAAGAACCAATTATCCTAAAAGCTTAAATTGTTAAATTGTTAAATTGTTGAATAATTACTAAATGCATGGTCAAAAATCAAACTCAATTTTGCTTTTTCCTGTTGATTATATGGCATAACAGACATTACATAGTGATAACAATTTGATGCTCAAATAGTTCTTTTCCTTGTAAAGttcataattattaattttgacctatgtaaaaaaattattcattttcAGTTCTTACAAAATTATGTGCAATTGAATTTTCCTATATTCTCTACGGTCAGGGCTTTATAATGGTTGTCCGATCAAGATCCTATGATTTAGATTTGAGGAGATTGAATATAAACCTagtatcatattttaaatttaaaccaTCCAAACAGACAACTCTAGAGGCTGATTCAAGTTCATGTCCACCAGAACTGGTTTTCAAAAGACACCTTTCAATTTGTGCCACAATGAAAATAACATGAATGATCACCATGAACTACAGTATATCAACAATATTACTAAAATCTAGTGTGCCATCGAGCCTATAGCTATTCTTGTATAAACATGATAGTTGTTGTTTGTTACATAATTTTCTCTTCTACAGCTTTATTCATTCTGAATTTTTATCAGTACCAGCAATCTAccacttcctcttcctctggaATATTCCACTTCTTTGGGGGCCCTGAGGTCTTTATGGGTGCATCAAAATCATCCCAACCCAGTTTTGCAATTTCGACATAGATCGTCCTTCCATAAAAATCCTGTTGACAATGGACCAAAACAAGTTAAAAGGGGACATGTAGTTGTCATGGTTGTTGTTAATCTAAAGGCTAGGCATGACATGAAAATGTGAACCTTTTGATCCATGGTTTCTAGAGCAAGCATGGCAGCGTCTCGACATGTGTATTGAATAAAAGCATACCCCTTAGATCTTTTCGTGTTTGCATCTTTAACCATTTTAACTGCAGTCCACACGAAATGCATGATTCAAGAAGCATGAGTTAAAGTACCAAAAGCCATTATGTAAACTACAAGAGTCCCACATTATTACGAATAATGAGACATTTTCATGTAATTAATTACCTTCAGCTATCTtgccaaaatttgaaaattcctTCTGCAAAGTAGTCTCACCAGTAGAATATGGTAAATCTGCCTCCAAATAAGAACAAAGTGAAGTAAATGAAGAAATAATGAGCTCCATTGCATGCAGACATTAGAAGGGCTCCACCCAACAATTCATCAAAATTATGTAAAATGAAGCGAAAGTTAAATTCTTTGATCTAATTATATCAGTAAATGATACTTTAGACAAAAAAACTGTTGGTAAATGATATCAGCAAATGATACTTTAAACTGTAAAATGATACTTTAGAGACGTCAATAAAATGATTCTTTTTATCATTGTGCAAGAACCCATTACCATTACAATACAGGACAGGATCAGGAATCCACATAAACAGAGAAAACAAGCATGTAGAACAACAAAATATCAGCTTAAAAAGGCTGTTAAACACCTttgaatttttaataaataagaaCGTCTCATTCATCTCCAAAAAAAGACCTAAACATAAATGGAGGCTAATAAAACACAATTATTCTGAAAATGTCCAGATAAAAATTTATGAATGACAAAATTCCAGTTGTGTGCAAGTGGCAACACAAATCAGCAAAGAAAGCCCAGTACACACCTTCATAACAAGAAAGTACATTTGTTTTGAACTGGTATTACTGTAAAATGGTATTCAACGAGGAAACCTCCTTAAGAAGGGAAGAGGAAATGCTGATCAGAGAAGTAGTAGAACAAACAGAttccaaaaggatgaaaatgtAGAAAATACAGCAAGAAAATACAAACCAAGGAGAAAATGATCTCTGATCACACTTAAGTCCCTGAAATAATTCCTAAAATTTTGTTCTCCCCCACTCTTTTCCGTCTCCTTAATTCACATTTTTCTTGTACTTTCCCATCATTGCATAATTTCCCTCTCCAATTCCATGCTGCCACACGATACACTTTCCTTCCACCATTTCCTTCATACTAATAACAGCGCTCCTCCCAGTCCTCTCATACTGTTAGATACATACATATGAACTTCCTTGGCACAAGATGTCTGGCAACCAACATTGTACTCCTCATACACAATGggcaacaatttttttaattcaaaaatagGCAATAAAAGTAACTAAGTTAGGAACCACATAGAGACATCCAGTACTATAAACACAAAACCACTCCTTTCCTATGACTCTTGTTATATATCCCATAATCATTGCATAATTGTTCTTTTCCATCATCTCTGCTTGCATGATATCAAGTTAATTAGGAAATAACAAGGAAGAACATTATTGTAACACTTCTGATTTCGTAAGCAAGAAAAACAATGAACATAGCAAAGCAAACTCAAGCAAGAGTCAACATTCACATAAAACAAGTCAGATCATGTTCATAGACATCAAATGGTCATCTTCAAACTTCAATCCTATGGAAAATGGTGGCTTTATTCGTAAAGTTAGCTCTGAAACTTGATTTGGCAGGCACAAAAGATACTCACCAAATCAAATCCTACTATAATGCACTCACTAGAGATTTAATGCAACATCATGTACCTTGCATAATAATCAAGAGACAACTATAAGCAATCATCAAAGACTTCAATCAGTCTGTTTGCCTCACTAATATCCAAACTCAGAAAATAATCACAAATTTATGAGGGCCAGTCTAAAAACCTTATATTTATATCCATCTCAGGAAAATGTAATACAAAATTTGCCTGTTTAATTTCAAAACAAAACCTTTCCCACACCAAATACACTCTACAACTATCCATGTTTCAAGCATTTAATCTTTCAAATACCCATCTTAACCTTAAATCCCCCACGCCACCCACAAGTAAAACAAGAGTCATATAGAATTAAGATTTGACAAGGAAATTCCAACAAATAAATTAACTACCCACATAACCAAATTGCATAGACCTACTAGGGTGGAAGGGATAAAAGGTGCCTATTCTCAAGCGTGTACATGCCCACAAGGCTCAAACAACACAAACACAATTGAAAACGAGATGGGCATGCGTCAAAAGCACAGAGGTGCATGTAAAAGAATATAGAGTTGAGAAATGAGGATTACTTTTAACAACAATTTTGCTTGCAAGAGGGTAGTCAGGTCGCATAGATAACGATGATGATGGCCTGAGCTTCACAAGAGAAGGTTTTGATGTTGAGAAGCAAGGGAACGAAGCCAACGTGCTCATCTCCATTGCCGACAAACCACTTCAAAGTGAACGACACACACAGACTCACACCACCTCGTTCTCCTCGTCCTCGTTTAGGAAAAACAAACTTGCCCTAGTGTCATCCTCCATGGATATTGAGTCTATGTAGCATGTCAATGTTAAAAATCTAAAAATTTGTTACATGAGGATTCAAATACCATGGGGCATAAAGGGTCAAGTACTCAAGTTCTTATCTCTAGGTTGAGTGATTCTTAAGTTGTGCACGTATATAAGTAAAAGAGTATTCATGCGATCATTTTCAATTCTAGTAATATATATTAAGTTGTGCACGTATATAAGTAAAAGAGTATTCAGGCGATCATTTTCAATTCTAGTAATATATATTAAGTTGTGCACGTATATAAGTAAAAGAGTATTCAGGCGAGTGTGGTAAGATCTTTATGCCTCGGGTTGGGTCTCATCTTGGTGATTCAGAGCGGTGAGAAAGAAGGAAGGATAGATTCGTTTGCTTCGTTCAGTGATGTAGTGAGAGAATGTTTGGTTGAAGATAAAAAACACAATGGGGGTTGGAAGGTCGGATCGATGATGATTGTTTGGAAATCCGGATGATAGCGCAATGATCATCAAAGAGGGTCGTTGCAATGGCGTGATTATTGTTTAGTTGGGGGTTTGGTTGATGTTGGATGGAATGGGGTGCTTAGGGGCTTGGTCACGGAGCCTTAGAGGTGTTAGGTTTTGGAGTTTcggtgaagatgatggaagaatggGAAGaagggttgaagatgaagatgaagatgagagAAGAAGGTGTGGGACAAGAGGTCAAAAGGAAAGGTGTTAGGTTTTGGAGtttcgatgaagatgatgaaagaatGGTAAgagggttgaagatgaagatgagggAAGAAGGTGTGGGACAAGAGGTCAAAAGGGTGGATTTTAGAGGGAAGAGGAGTAGGGAAGGAGATCAAAGTCACCATGGTTAGAGCAAGAAGTAGTAATAGTGCAAAACAACTAAGCATATTTATCCATTTAATTAAGGGTTAATGATCAAATTAATCCCTATGAccgccactaaacgtcatttttccgCCGAgcaactaaaatcaaactcacttaCAAATTCATGAACTAATTTGACCTAAAATTAAGTGATAATTCCCAGATATTTCTATTAAGTGACCACTTGTCTTTTTaatcttttctttcctttttaatCATCTACGCATATTATTTTTTGAAGGAAATATCTGGGAATTATCACTTAATTTCAGGTAAGAAAGTTAAAGAAGCTAATTTCTTCAAGAGAAGTTGTCTCCTTTCATATTAAGCTGCTATGCTGAATATAGTTTACCTTTCACATGATACAAAAATGCAAGCTTCACTAGAGATTTCACAAGATTTAAACATTCAAAATTCTCACAAGACAAAACATGATTCTTAGGCTAGATATTAGCATCGAATAAAAGGTTATGTGAGTAGCTTATTAGTGCCAGGATTGGTTCTGAGAAAAAATCCAAACATGATAAAATTGGTGAGGATATACCTTGTGTTAGGATCATGTGCTTTGAGTCAGTACAAAAGGAGAAATTGTTTTGACATTTTTAAATACGGATCCCATTAAGTACAATTCCTAAATCAACTGAATGATTGTTACAAGTTAGGTATACAATAACAAGATTATAAACCAAAATTTCTCAAAGGACCAAGAGTGCCTCCAGAAAAACTTTGATCGTCTACTTCCTTGTTTACACACCATCTGGAAATCATGACCCGAGTAGCATTCACGAACTTCTCAAATGGTAAAACCAAATAATCAAATCCTAGACTGATTTATTGCGCAAAGCTTCCTCAAGTTTTTGGAAAATCGCAGAGAATGATCCTGCAAATAGAACAGCCcacaaataatttatttttcttctggAGGCATTTGCcacttgaaaattgaaattaacaGTTGCAAATTGCAATTATTGACATATCAAGTGCATGAGCGGTGAGCCCCTACACGGGTGCAAAGAGTATGGGGAGTCAatgtgaaagagaagaaaatagaaaattcaaGTAAAGAGCTGAGCAAATAATCAGAATGACAAAAAAATGCAAACCAAGCCCAAATTCATATGCTTAAGCATTTCAGTTAGCTAAGAAGGACATCTCAGCACCACAgggaaagaaaaaatatttcctATGTCCTCAAAAGCTATTATGAGAGCCAGCTGAAGACTAAAATAATGAGAAAGACATATAGGAAAATTAAAATTGGAAACGGAAGTTTGCGAAAAACCTGATAATGGGCTAT
This window harbors:
- the LOC130714667 gene encoding glycine-rich RNA-binding protein 4, mitochondrial yields the protein MEMSTLASFPCFSTSKPSLVKLRPSSSLSMRPDYPLASKIVVKNLPYSTGETTLQKEFSNFGKIAEVKMVKDANTKRSKGYAFIQYTCRDAAMLALETMDQKDFYGRTIYVEIAKLGWDDFDAPIKTSGPPKKWNIPEEEEVVDCWY